The following proteins come from a genomic window of Larimichthys crocea isolate SSNF unplaced genomic scaffold, L_crocea_2.0 scaffold172, whole genome shotgun sequence:
- the hhipl1 gene encoding HHIP-like protein 1, whose amino-acid sequence MQRWYRCCGEVRGRLWLLPIATLYFLALSVAPVMLHPQCLDFKPPFQSQRELAFCVMYKEFGCCDYEKDQQLMAKYYQIMDNFDYYGYANCAGFVLELICQECSPYAAHLFDAEDPHTPVRTIPGLCPDYCSQYWKKCRDTIPLLSDHPHIAKVKEDQTNLCWYLELGDMDYCYPHLLSKQKLTQNLGRVQSDSDGCLQLCLEEVANGLRNPLAMVHANDGTHRFFVAEQVGLVWTYLPDRSKMEKPFLNITKAVLTSSWEGDERGFLGLTFHPQYKYNRKLYVYYSVEVGSDERIRISEFLVSSNDMNVVDHTSERVILEIDEPASNHNGGQLLFADDGYLYIFTGDGGMAGDPFGKYGNAQNKSALLGKVLRIDVDDNEKGPLYRIPPDNPFIHEQGARPEIYAYGVRNMWRCSVDRGDPHTKQGKGRIICGDVGQNKFEEIDIIEKGRNYGWRAKEGFSCYDKKLCANSSLDDVLPIYVYPHKMGKSVTGGYVYRGCEYPNLNGMYIFGDFMSGRLMSLQEDTNTGQWKYNEICMGMGMTCTFPGLINNYHQYIISFAEDEAGELYFMSTGVPSATSPSGVVYKVVDPSRRAPPRQCHYDPLPVRVKSNLIKFVPQETLISIEPPRKNEDVPQPTVSTDWLRELIDSLDEVGPGPTTPLPTTTTPRTPRHSRRKGRRRKGKPRVQGAPELQNGAVRLVGDEQGRSDHGRVEIYIDGEWGTVCDDLWTIKNAAVVCQQLGFRYALKAAKNSEFGEGKDLQILLDDVQCDGTESSLLNCKHSGVGSHNCVHYEDAGVICGNSNYVVEV is encoded by the exons ATGCAGCGGTGGTATCGGTGTTGTGGTGAAGTCCGGGGTCGGCTATGGCTCTTGCCGATTGCCACTTTGTATTTTTTGGCATTAAGTGTCGCACCTGTGATGTTACACCCGCAGTGTTTGGACTTTAAGCCGCCCTTCCAATCGCAAAGGGAGCTGGCGTTTTGCGTAATGTACAAAGAGTTTGGCTGCTGTGATTATGAGAAAGACCAGCAGCTGATGGCAAAGTACTACCAGATTATGGATAATTTTGATTATTATGGATATGCCAACTGTGCTGGATTTGTCCTGGAGCTGATCTGCCAG GAATGCTCTCCCTATGCAGCTCACCTCTTTGATGCTGAGGacccacacacaccagtcaGGACTATCCCTGGCCTTTGTCCAGACTACTGTTCCCAGTATTGGAAGAAGTGCAGGGACACCATCCCTCTCCTGTCTGACCACCCACACATAGCTAAAGTCAAAGAAGACCAGACAAATCTCTGTTGGTACCTGGAGCTAGGCGATATGGACTACTGCTACCCACACCTCCTCAGCAAACAGAAACTCACTCAGAACCTTGGTCGGgttcagtcagactcagacggCTGTCTGCAGCTGTGCCTGGAAGAGGTTGCAAATGGGCTACGGAACCCACTCGCCATGGTGCATGCCAACGACGGGACGCACCGGTTCTTTGTGGCAGAACAGGTGGGATTGGTGTGGACGTACCTTCCTGACCGGTCCAAAATGGAGAAACCATTTTTGAATATTACCAAGGCAGTGCTAACATCATCATGGGAAGGTGATGAGAGAGGGTTTCTGGGACTTACCTTTCACCcacagtacaagtacaacaGGAAGCTTTATGTGTATTACTCAGTGGAGGTGGGTTCTGATGAGAGGATCAGGATCAGTGAGTTCCTTGTGTCATCCAACGACATGAATGTGGTGGATCACACCTCTGAGCG GGTCATTCTCGAGATCGATGAACCAGCATCAAACCACAACGGAGGGCAACTTCTATTTGCAGATGATGGCTACTTGTATATCTTCACAGGAGATGGTGGAATGGCAGGAGACCCGTTTGGAAAATATGGGAATGCCCAGAACAA GTCAGCTTTGTTGGGTAAAGTTCTACGAATTGACGTGGATGACAATGAGAAAGGTCCATTGTACAGAATTCCTCCAGATAACCCCTTCATACATGAGCAGGGAGCACGACCTGAGATTTATGCTTACGGTGTCCGCAATATGTGGAGATGTTCTGTGGACCGGGGCGACCCTCACACGAAACAGGGCAAAGGTCGCATCATCTGCGGGGATGTGGGCCAGAACAAGTTTGAAGAGATCGACATCATAGAGAAAGGTCGGAACTATGGGTGGAGAGCCAAAGAGGGCTTCTCCTGCTACGATAAGAAGCTGTGTGCCAACAGCTCACTAG ATGATGTCCTGCCTATTTATGTATATCCTCACAAGATGGGCAAGTCAGTGACTGGTGGCTATGTGTACAGAGGCTGTGAATACCCCAACCTGAACGGCATGTATATATTTGGAGACTTCATGAGTGG GCGTTTGATGAGTCTACAGGAGGACACAAATACAGGACAATGGAAATACAATGAGATCTGTATGGGAATGGGCATGACCTGCACCTTTCCTGGACTCATCAACAATTACCACCAGTACATCATCTCTTTCGCAGAGGATGAAGCTG gCGAGCTATACTTCATGTCAACTGGAGTACCAAGTGCTACATCACCTTCAGGAGTCGTTTATAAAGTGGTGGATCCCTCAAG acGTGCTCCACCAAGACAATGTCACTATGATCCTCTACCTGTCAGAGTGAAAAGTAACCTTATCAAGTTTGTTCCCCAGGAAA CATTAATCAGCATCGAGCCACCAAGGAAAAATGAGGATGTGCCACAACCCACAGTGTCCACTGATTGGCTCAGAGAGCTTATAGACAGTTTGGATGAAGTAGGACCAGGCCCAACCACCCCTTTGCCAACCACAACTACACCAAGAACACCCAGACATTCAAGGCGAAAAGGCAGGCGCAGAAAGGGCAAGCCCAGAGTGCAGGGTGCGCCTGAGCTCCAGAATGGAGCGGTGAGACTGGTTGGGGATGAACAAGGCCGAAGTGACCATGGACGGGTGGAAATCTACATAGACGGGGAGTGGGGCACCGTGTGTGATGACCTATGGACCATCAAGAATGCTGCAGTGGTTTGCCAACAGCTAGGTTTCCGGTACGCTCTAAAGGCAGCCAAGAATTCAGAGTTTGGAGAGGGGAAGGATCTGCAGATTCTTCTTGATGATGTTCAGTGTGATGGGACTGAGTCCAGCCTGCTGAACTGCAAACACAGTGGTGTGGGGTCACATAATTGTGTCCACTATGAAGACGCCGGAGTGATCTGTGGCAACTCGAACTACGTTGTAGAAGTCTAA